The Microbacterium sp. KUDC0406 genome includes a window with the following:
- a CDS encoding response regulator transcription factor: MTDARILVVDDEPNIRDLLSTGLSFAGFQVKTVANGAATISAVLEEEPDLIILDVMLPDMNGFSVTKRLRGAGFTAPILFLTAKDDTQDKIEGLNAGGDDYVTKPFSLDEIVARAQAILRRTMQADEESVIRAGELSMDQDTHDVFVGKVPIELSPTEFKLLKYLMLNPNRVLSKAQILDHVWEYDFNGDAGIVESYISYLRRKIDPHTEESLIQTKRGFGYMLKVGKTV, encoded by the coding sequence ATGACTGATGCGCGCATCCTGGTCGTCGACGACGAGCCGAACATCCGCGACCTGCTCTCCACGGGTCTCAGCTTCGCCGGATTCCAGGTGAAGACCGTCGCCAACGGAGCGGCCACCATCTCCGCCGTCCTCGAAGAGGAACCCGATCTCATCATCCTCGACGTGATGCTGCCCGACATGAACGGCTTCAGCGTCACCAAGCGACTGCGCGGCGCCGGGTTCACCGCGCCGATCCTGTTCCTCACCGCCAAGGACGACACGCAGGACAAGATCGAGGGCCTGAACGCCGGCGGCGACGACTACGTCACGAAGCCGTTCAGCCTCGACGAGATCGTCGCCCGTGCGCAGGCCATCCTGCGCCGCACCATGCAGGCCGACGAGGAGTCGGTGATCCGCGCCGGCGAGCTGTCGATGGATCAGGACACCCACGACGTGTTCGTCGGCAAGGTGCCGATCGAGCTCAGCCCGACCGAGTTCAAGCTGCTGAAGTACCTCATGCTCAACCCCAACCGCGTGCTGTCGAAGGCGCAGATCCTCGACCACGTGTGGGAGTACGACTTCAACGGCGACGCCGGCATCGTGGAGAGCTACATCTCATACCTGCGCCGCAAGATCGATCCGCACACCGAGGAGTCGCTGATCCAGACCAAGCGCGGCTTCGGGTACATGCTCAAGGTCGGCAAGACCGTCTGA
- a CDS encoding alpha/beta fold hydrolase, with protein sequence MNEHSEWEPPLPDAPGFEHRVLRLPGVRMHVATIGEGEPVLLLHGFPEHWWQWRRIAPELARHGYRAVCPDLRGCGWTAADAPGMDRESHLRDVIALLDELGIVRTRVISHDMGAISAMQLAYAHPERVGPMVQLSVPPGFFAFTPGIVPAFRHMPKLLVHRPPASMRYLFGPAYLTHPLTEDELSSYLVVERRPEVLASVRTIFRGLVIPESMRLAGGTYRRMRLRPPTLCVFGRDDGPFSEKNVRRITRGHERFADRIEFAYVDDAAHFLTDDAPEEVAELALEWFARTDEPTTLDAETSS encoded by the coding sequence ATGAACGAGCACAGCGAGTGGGAGCCGCCGCTGCCGGACGCGCCGGGGTTCGAGCATCGGGTTCTCCGACTGCCCGGCGTGCGGATGCACGTCGCGACGATCGGCGAGGGTGAGCCGGTGCTGCTGCTGCACGGTTTCCCCGAGCACTGGTGGCAGTGGCGGCGGATCGCCCCGGAACTGGCCCGGCACGGATACCGCGCGGTCTGCCCCGACCTGCGCGGATGCGGCTGGACCGCCGCCGATGCGCCGGGTATGGACCGGGAGAGCCACCTGCGGGACGTGATCGCGCTGCTCGATGAGCTCGGGATCGTGCGCACCCGAGTGATCAGCCACGACATGGGTGCCATCTCGGCGATGCAGCTCGCGTACGCCCATCCGGAGCGGGTCGGCCCGATGGTGCAGCTCTCGGTTCCACCAGGGTTCTTCGCCTTCACGCCGGGGATCGTGCCGGCGTTCCGGCACATGCCGAAGCTGCTCGTGCATCGTCCGCCCGCCTCCATGCGCTACCTGTTCGGGCCCGCCTACCTGACGCATCCGCTGACCGAGGACGAGCTGTCGTCCTATCTGGTCGTCGAGCGGCGGCCGGAGGTGCTCGCGAGCGTGCGCACCATCTTCCGCGGCCTGGTGATCCCCGAATCGATGCGGCTCGCGGGCGGCACCTATCGGCGGATGCGGCTGCGGCCGCCCACGCTCTGCGTGTTCGGGAGGGACGACGGGCCGTTCTCCGAGAAGAACGTGCGCCGGATCACGCGCGGACACGAGCGGTTCGCCGACCGGATCGAGTTCGCGTACGTCGACGACGCCGCGCACTTCCTCACGGATGACGCACCGGAGGAGGTCGCGGAACTTGCGCTGGAGTGGTTCGCGCGGACGGACGAGCCCACGACGCTCGATGCGGAGACGTCGTCCTGA